A single genomic interval of Lucilia cuprina isolate Lc7/37 chromosome 2, ASM2204524v1, whole genome shotgun sequence harbors:
- the LOC111681081 gene encoding uncharacterized protein LOC111681081 — protein sequence MGTSSVQQWMTNEIERLSSKWQRYKPTGSGYNRIQSVRLSKSVTHMLNNPLPPEDRLGKPPTRRLSQGSKGVLSCSPSEWEEVYPNVNVNRPGLTQDVEMSQPQTFTYYRNCATRVT from the coding sequence atgGGTACCTCTTCCGTGCAACAATGGATGACAAATGAAATAGAACGTTTATCCTCAAAATGGCAACGTTATAAACCCACTGGTTCAGGCTACAATCGTATACAATCTGTACGTCTTTCAAAAAGTGTAACGCATATGCTAAATAATCCTTTGCCACCAGAAGATCGTTTGGGTAAACCACCAACAAGAAGATTATCACAAGGTTCAAAAGGTGTTTTAAGCTGTTCCCCAAGCGAATGGGAAGAAGTTTATCCCAATGTAAATGTTAATCGTCCTGGTTTAACACAAGATGTAGAAATGTCACAACCCCAAACATTTACCTACTATCGAAATTGTGCTACTAGGGTTAcgtaa